TTTGATTTTGTCTGCAACCATATGTCGGCGCACAGCGCGTGGTTTAAACACTTTCTGGCGCTCGATGAGGGCTGGGATGACTTTTTTATCAGTATGTCTCCTGCGACCGACCTGAGTGGCGTTACGCGACCACGCACCTCGCCGCTGCTGACGCCATTTGATTTCGCCAACGGTGAAAAACGCTTTATCTGGACCACCTTCAGCGCCGATCAGATCGATCTTAACTTCGGCAATCCGCAGGTGCTGATCCGCATGGTGGATGTATTGCTCGACTACCTGAAAAAAGGCGCTGACTATGTACGGCTGGATGCGGTTGGCTATATGTGGAAAACGCCGGGCACCAGCTGTATTCACCTGCAAAAAACCCATCAGCTGGTCAAACTGTTTCGCGCCATCGCCGATGTGGTGGCGCCGGGAACGGTGATAATCACCGAAACCAATGTGCCGCATAAAGACAATATCAGCTACTTTGGCAACGGCCACGATGAGGCGCAGATGGTGTATCAGTTTTCGCTGCCGCCACTGGTGCTGCATGCGATTCATAACGGTTCATCGCGCGCGCTGCGTCAGTGGGCGGCATCGCTCGACCTCGGCGCTGGCGCTACCACCTTCTTCAACTTCCTCGCCTCTCACGACGGTATCGGACTTAATCCGGCACGCGGCATTCTGCCGGAAGTGGAAATCGTCGCGCTGGTGCGCGATCTGGCGATGGAAGGTGCGCTGATCTCCTATAAAAATAATCCTGACGGCACCACCAGTCCGTATGAAATCAACGTCACCTATATGGATGCGCTCAATAAGCAGGATGACGATGACGATACGCGGTTACGCCGTTTTATGCTGGCCCATGCGTTGCTGCTGGCGTTTCCGGGCGTACCGGCGATCTACATCCAGAGTATTTTAGGTTCGCGCAACGATATGGAAGGGGTGAAGGCCGCCGGACATAACCGGGCGATTAATCGCGAAAAATACAGCGCCGCCGAAATTGAGCAGCAGCTCACGGCGGAGGATGGCCTGCGCAAGCAGGTATTTACCCGCCTGAGCGCGCTGATCCAGCTGCGTACCCGGCAACCCGCTTTTCATCCGGACATTCCACTGGAAATTCTCGACAGCGATAATGCGCTGCTGATGCTGCGCCGCCGCAGTGACGACGATCAGCACAGTTTGTTGTGCGTATATAACCTGAGTCACCGCAGCATCGACACACGCTTGCCGGAAGAGAGAAAGTATCGCGATATAATTAGCGGGGAGATTATCGACGGCAGTAACCCACTGTCGCTGCCGCCATGGCACTATTTATGGCTGAAAACGGGCATAACCTGACATTGCTAAGCCTGAGAAAAGTCAATCAGCTGCTGGCAGAATGCTTCAGGGTGCGAAACAAAAGGCGCGTGGGCGGCCTTCTCCATCACCACTGAGCGACTGTGCGGCCACTGCAGATCCAGCAACTCCGCCGCCTTGCGTGGCACCAGCCCGTCAAGATAACCGTAAATACGCAGCAGTGGCAGCGTCAGCGTGCGCATCTCAGCGCGCAGATCGGCAGTACGCAGAATCTCCAGTCCGCCCTCCAGCACCGCCACCGACGGCATCGGCTGCGACAGCACTACCTGTTTCAACAGGCGTGCATCCTGACGCGCGTGCTCGGTTCCCATTGTTTGCAGCGCCAGAAAACGCTCGACGGTACGCTGGAAATCCTCACTCAGCTGCTGCTGAAAACTCAGCAAGGTTTGCGGTTTAATCCCCGGCCACTGCTCCTGCGCGGTAAAACAGGGGGAAGAAGCGACACTGATTAACCGCGCGACCCGTTGCGGATAGCGCAGCGCCAGCCGGCTGGCGACTAAACCGCCCAGCGACCAGCCGAGCCAGATGGCGCGTTCCGGCATCTGCGGCAGCAGAGTATCCACCATCGCGTCCAGCGACAGCGCGCCATAATCACCACTGCGACCAAAGCCCGGCAGATCCACCAGATGCAGACGAAAATGCGGGCTAAGCCGATCGATAATGCAATGCCACACTTCGGCATTCAGCCCCCATCCGTGCAACAGCACAAGATCGATTTTTCCTGTGCCTGTGGTCTGCCAGTTAAGCTGCGCCATCGGTTATTGTCCTGTTCTTTGCTATTTCTTTCTATGGAGACCGCTATGCTACCAATGCCGGGATGTTGTTGGCTATGCCTGATGCCACTGGCGCTGCATCAACAGGGGATCTGTAGCCTCTGCTATCGCCGGCTGCCCGCCAGCCCACTCAGTTGTCCACGTTGCGGACTGCCCGCCGCCAGCAGTGATACCGACTGTGGCCGCTGTCTGCAACACCCGCCGCCGTGGCAGGCGCTGGTGGCGGTGGCGAATTACCAGCCACCACTCAGTTTGCTGGTCAGCCAGTTCAAATTTCAGCAAATAACAGCACTCTCTGTGATGTTAGCGCGGCTTATTTTGCTAAGCTGGTTACAACAACGACGTACACGGCAGCTGGTACGTCCGGAAATTGTACTGGCGGTGCCGTTGCATCAGCGACGTGCATGGCGGCGCGGCTTTAATCAGGCCGATCTGCTGGCGCGCAGACTGGCGCACTGGATTGGCAGCGACTACTCCCCACAAGGGTTGCGTCGTGTGCGGGCCGCCGATATACAGCATCATTTAAGCGCCGCCGCACGACGCAAAAATCTGCGTGGTGCGTTTAAGCTTGAAATCGCCGTCGCCGGACGTCATATCGCGGTGGTCGATGATGTCGTCACTACTGGCAGTACTGTCGCCGCGATTAGTCGCCTGTTACAGGCCGCTGGCGCCGCCAGCGTACAGATCTGCTGCCTGTGCCGAACCTTGTAGCGCGCCAGTGATGGGCGTATTATAACCAACTGAATGAGTCAACTATTGAGCAATCGCCATGATCCGAATTTCTGATTCTGCGCAAGAACACTTCGCAAAACTGCTGTCAAACCAGGAAGATGGCACCCAAATTCGCGTATTCGTGATTAATCCGGGTACGCCAACCGCCGAATGCGGCGTTTCCTACTGTCCACCCGATGCAGTAGAAGCGACCGACACCGAACTGAAGTTCGACAAGCTTTCCGCTTTCGTCGATGAACTGAGCGCGCCCTATCTGGCCGACGCGGAAATCGACTTTGTCACCGATAACCTCGGCTCACAGCTGACGCTGAAGGCGCCAAACGCCAAAATGCGTAAAGTCTCTGATGATGCACCGCTGATTGAGCGCGTTGAGTATCAGTTGCAGGCGCAGATTAACCCCCAGCTGGCGGGCCACGGCGGTAAAGTGTCGCTGATGGAGATCACTGACGAAGGTTACGCCATCCTGCAGTTTGGTGGCGGCTGTAACGGCTGTTCAATGGTCGACGTAACGCTGAAAGAAGGCATCGAGAAAGAGCTGCTGCAGACTTTCCCGGAACTGAAAGGTGTGCGCGATCTGACCGAGCACCAGCGCGGCGAACACTCTTACTATTGAGTACCTTGTCAGATGGGCGGCGATAGCGCCGCCCCTACGACAATTTCCCTTTTATCTCCGACGTTTATCAATATCCTTCAGCAGACGATTAACGTAATCATCGGCAAATATCTCCTCCAGCGTTTTACTCAGCTTGCGTCGCCAGTTGGGGTACTGATCGGTGGTCCCCGGCACATTGACCGGTTTCTCCATATCCAGCCAGTCTTCCGGCTGCAATCCCAACAAGGCGCTGCCGCTGTCGGCAATAAAACGCTGCATGCCGCGATTCAGTTCCGGCGTCATCGCCATCTTTTCCGCCCGTTTAGCGGTGCGCTGCGGCACACAGCGATACTGATGCAGCGCATTCAGCAACGCCTGCCGCTGCTGCTGACGCTGCTGATGCAGACCACGCAGAATCACCTTGTCGGGATATAAGCCCAGGGTTTCACCCAGCGTTAAATCCCCGGCGCTCCAGAAAC
This is a stretch of genomic DNA from Winslowiella toletana. It encodes these proteins:
- a CDS encoding alpha-amylase family glycosyl hydrolase, which produces MDIINNLIDEIYQATFPLASRERLLSHIREARAAIKTPRKPSWDEKDVVLITYADQLRESEAPTLATFSRFYQQHLRNTFNLVHLLPFFPYSSDDGFSVIDYHQVNPICGDWSDIAELHRHTRLMFDFVCNHMSAHSAWFKHFLALDEGWDDFFISMSPATDLSGVTRPRTSPLLTPFDFANGEKRFIWTTFSADQIDLNFGNPQVLIRMVDVLLDYLKKGADYVRLDAVGYMWKTPGTSCIHLQKTHQLVKLFRAIADVVAPGTVIITETNVPHKDNISYFGNGHDEAQMVYQFSLPPLVLHAIHNGSSRALRQWAASLDLGAGATTFFNFLASHDGIGLNPARGILPEVEIVALVRDLAMEGALISYKNNPDGTTSPYEINVTYMDALNKQDDDDDTRLRRFMLAHALLLAFPGVPAIYIQSILGSRNDMEGVKAAGHNRAINREKYSAAEIEQQLTAEDGLRKQVFTRLSALIQLRTRQPAFHPDIPLEILDSDNALLMLRRRSDDDQHSLLCVYNLSHRSIDTRLPEERKYRDIISGEIIDGSNPLSLPPWHYLWLKTGIT
- the bioH gene encoding pimeloyl-ACP methyl ester esterase BioH; translation: MAQLNWQTTGTGKIDLVLLHGWGLNAEVWHCIIDRLSPHFRLHLVDLPGFGRSGDYGALSLDAMVDTLLPQMPERAIWLGWSLGGLVASRLALRYPQRVARLISVASSPCFTAQEQWPGIKPQTLLSFQQQLSEDFQRTVERFLALQTMGTEHARQDARLLKQVVLSQPMPSVAVLEGGLEILRTADLRAEMRTLTLPLLRIYGYLDGLVPRKAAELLDLQWPHSRSVVMEKAAHAPFVSHPEAFCQQLIDFSQA
- the gntX gene encoding DNA utilization protein GntX encodes the protein MLPMPGCCWLCLMPLALHQQGICSLCYRRLPASPLSCPRCGLPAASSDTDCGRCLQHPPPWQALVAVANYQPPLSLLVSQFKFQQITALSVMLARLILLSWLQQRRTRQLVRPEIVLAVPLHQRRAWRRGFNQADLLARRLAHWIGSDYSPQGLRRVRAADIQHHLSAAARRKNLRGAFKLEIAVAGRHIAVVDDVVTTGSTVAAISRLLQAAGAASVQICCLCRTL
- the nfuA gene encoding Fe-S biogenesis protein NfuA; the protein is MIRISDSAQEHFAKLLSNQEDGTQIRVFVINPGTPTAECGVSYCPPDAVEATDTELKFDKLSAFVDELSAPYLADAEIDFVTDNLGSQLTLKAPNAKMRKVSDDAPLIERVEYQLQAQINPQLAGHGGKVSLMEITDEGYAILQFGGGCNGCSMVDVTLKEGIEKELLQTFPELKGVRDLTEHQRGEHSYY